Part of the Sorghum bicolor cultivar BTx623 chromosome 1, Sorghum_bicolor_NCBIv3, whole genome shotgun sequence genome, CCCGATAAGAACCCCTCcccccagccgccgccgccgcagccgccgccaGCGTCGCCGCGGTCGCTGCTTCTAGGGTTGCGCCTTCTCGCGCCGCCTCCGGAGCCTTCCCTGCTCCCCACGATCCCCGCTGCCTCCCCAAGCTTCCTTCACCTTCTCACTCCAACCGCTGCCGCTATGGCGGAGAAGCTCAGGGATCTGAGCCAGCCGATAGACGTGACGCTCCTCGACGCCACGGTCGCCGCCTTCTACGGCACCGGATCTAAGGAGGAGGTAATCTCTTCCGCCCGCCTACCCGCCCGCCACCTCGCGGATTACTTGCCCCGGAACGACTTTAGGGTTTACTTCGGTTGCTCTAGCTTCGACTCTATCTCAGCTCCACTTACTAAATGCTAATGCTACCTGTTTTGCTAAACTAGGATACTTTAGTGTTTAGGTTTTTTCTTCTGCTGGCGATAAGGTTTACCGTGCCATATGTTGTCCGTCTCTGAGATAAGTCTTCTCCGTTCACACTTACGCTGTCTAGGCCTTCAGAATGACTACATGTTAGTGCAAACGTGAACAGTTGGGGTTTCCCCACTTTGAGCTGACTGGTCTTTTCTCATCACCAGAGGCCTAGCATTGTTAGTTTTCTGTATTTGTTTCTAGGCTTTGTGGCTTTGGCATTGTTGAACACTGATAACTGTATCTGCTACCTTTCGTTTCAGAGGAGCGCCGCTGATCAGATACTACGTGATCTACAAAATAACCCAGACATGTGGCTACAAGTTGTGCACATTCTGCAGAATTCCCAGAATCTCAACACCAAGTTCTTTGCACTGCAAGTAAGTTCGTCCACTCTGCTGGCTGTTGTTGTACATGGGGGTAGATTGTGTCTCAAGGGGAGGATGGATGCTATGTTTATGCCCTGTTCGATTGGTTTAAAGTAATACATGCAATTCAGATTTTCAGTTTAGCCTTCAACTTAAAAGGTTTGCTTGCATAGTCATATCTACAAACTCATGTAACATCACCTTAGAATGCATGACTGACCAAAAACGACGCAAGGTTCAAAAGTATCCATGTCTGACATATTTTGGAGCATATAGTAAGGTTGACATTATTTAGGTGGAAAAGTCTTAAGATCATACATACCATTGTGTGCCCTGTACATATGAAACTGCCTTTTTACCATAACGGTCAGCCCCTCTTTTCGTTACTTCCATAATATGATTGCAACTATGTCAAGCTGCATATGGAAATGCCTAATCAAGGTTATATATATCAAGATAAGTGCAGTTTTCTATATCTTCAGGATTAGTTATAACTGTATTCCAAGAAACGGATTAGTTATAACTGTATTCCAAGAAACGACAAAGTCCTACTTTCAGTTAtggcttgatttttttttgcatcTTTTTTGTCTGTGGTCATAAGTAACGTCTGGCAATAATTTGGCACGTGAGGCATGCAACGAGGCTAAACAATCATAGCATACAGAGCCTTTTAAGTATAGGAATACAGGCGAGAATTATAGAGTATCAATGATGTAAATGGAAGCCAGTTTGTGAGTGGGCTAATCGCTAATGACTGCATGTGCAGTCCAAGTGTTTAATCTTTAGCACGTGATTTTGTTATCAACATTCatgtaggtacttgaaagtgtTATCAAGTACAGGTGGAATGCATTGCCTGTTGAACAACGTGATGGCATAAAGAATTACATATCCGATGTTATTGTGCAGGCAAGGActgcatttttttattaaagTTTGATTACactttttaattaataaatatgaccCATTTAATCTTTTTTTGCACTACTGCCCTTTTTTGTACTATTGACAGCTTTCCAGCAATGAAGTTACCTTTCGTCAGGAGAGGCTTTACGTCAATAAACTCAATATTATTTTGGTGCAGGTAAGCACATttagctcttctttttcttcaccTTGGCAGCCAGTAAACCAGGTCAACTAAACCATGTACTGAAATTTGATGTTCTTGTTCCCAGCATTGATATGAGCTTTGTGTTTTGATATATTTGTTCTCATGGTGCTTCCTTGCAATGTAATAGGTCCTGAAACATGAGTGGCCTTCTAGATGGTCATCCTTCATACCTGATCTTGTTGCAGCTGCAAAGAGtagtgaaactatatgtgaaaaTTGCATGGCTATATTGAAGGCAAGTTATTTTCTCAGTTTTTTCAATTTTGACATTTTCCTCGATTCTTTAATTTACATATTGGATTGGTTATGCTTATCCTATTTTTAACATGCAGCTTCTAAGCGAAGAAATTTTTGACTTCTCAAGAGGTGAAATGACACAACAAAAGATCAAAGAACTGAAGTCTTCACTTAATAGGTTGGGCTTGTTGTCAATTTCTATATTTTCTTGGCTACCTTGGAGGTTCCGTTTGATAGTTTATTCATGAATCTCTTTTTTAACAAAAAAAATGTTACTTCCCGTTTTGTATGCTTTAGGCAGGAATACTTCTGTTTTAAGTTTTAACTTATATCTTATATCTTATTTTCTTTGTTCAGTGAATTCCGGCTCATTCATGAGCTATGTTTGTATGTCCTATCTGCAACGCAAAGGCCAGAGCTCATCCGTGCTACATTGGCGACACTCCATGCTTTCTTATCATGGATCCCCGTTGGATTCATCTTCGAGTCACCATTGGTATGTTGACGACTGATTTTTTTGAGTGACTGAATGCCAACTGTGCCTACAAAAATGCTGGGCcttaccttttcttttcttattttttttatttagctgGAGACATTACTGAAGTTCTTCCCTATGGCTGCTTATCGGAATCTTACACTTCAATGCCTGACAGAGGTAAGGGGCACCTAGGTTCTCTGTGTCTAATTTAGCCAGAGTTCGTAATTTCAACAGACAAATGGGAAAATAATTTCTTGTATACAGTGTTTGGGAGCTCCGTGTGATATGTTACACTAGCCTGATGCTTCTGTTTGGGACCAATTGGAGAAATTATTGTTTTTGAATTATCTCTCTGATATATCTAGCTACCTTGCAGGTCGCAGCTCTTCAATTTGGTGATTTTTATAATGTGCAGTATGTGAAGATGTATACATTTTTCATGATTCAGTTGCAGGTAATATCAAAGACATTTACTATTTTTCTTCTGTGCAAATAATTCATTTCTCCACAGATTTAATTTATTGAAGTTTTTGTTCCTTTTGCAATAGGCTATTCTCCCTCCTGAAAAAATCCCAGACGCATATGCTAATGGTTCCACTGAAGAGCAGGTACACCTGAAACCATATTATCTGGTGTAGTGGTATATTCTAGGAGTCAATGATTCATGCTCCCCCTAATTTTGTATCACTCTATGTTATATTAATAAACACACTTTGTTCATTTGTGCAGGCGTTTATACAAAATCTCGCACTCTTCTTCACATCCTTCTTTAAGGTAAGGTCCTTCTCCTCTGAATACTAGTACTTGTCTAGTATAAGATCAACTTATAGTAATAGACAATTGTTCGAATGGATTTGTAGATTGTTCTATAAGTTCTGTGACTAATATGCAATATTCCATACTTCATATTGTACTTTATCAGCTTTTGTTGCTTGTCATTTTAAGCACTAGGAAAAGAACAAATAGAGAAATGATGATGTATACGaagatactccataaaaacAAGTGAGTTTCCAATTGGTCTAATCCCTTCCCTTTCGTGCTAAATGCAGAATCACATGCGTATACTGGAAATAACTCAAGAAAATGCTGCTGCTTTGCTTATGGGTCTCGAGTACCTTATTGGAATTTCATATGTTGATGATACAGAGGTTTTTAAGGTAGGAAAGCTGAAATATATTTGTCACAGAAATGTGGTGTGAGACCACCTTACAACACTGGATAATTTACAGGCCTCCTTATAAAACTTTACAGGTCTGCTTGGATTACTGGAATGTGTTTGTCTTAGAGTTATTTGAAGCACACAACCAAATGGAACCTGCAGCAACTGTAAGCATGATGGGGCTTCAGGTGCTTTTATTTGACTTTTTGTTTATCTTTTGGAACATTACCTGAAATAAAATGAATAATGACTTTCTACTTTTTTTTATATCATACACTGTTGTGACATTTCTTTAGCGTCCTTTTCCCTCTTTGTTCCTTTATTAGTTGCTCCTATAGACTTACTTTCTTGggatcttttttctttcttataTTGTTTTGTTCTGAATTCTGAATCTCATTAAAACTACACTATAGGCACAGATGGTTCCTGGAATGGTAGATGGGACCGGCACTGCTGTTCAACAGAGGAGACAGCTTTACTCTGGTCCACTCTCAAAACTACGGATGCTGATGATTTGTCGAATGGCAAAGCCTGAGGAAGTACTTATTGTTGAAGACGAAAATGGCAATATTGTACGTGAGACAATGAAGGACAACGATGTTCTTGTTCAGTACAAGGTTAGTAAAAGGATTGCCTAATATCCTACCACCCTGCCATTCATATGTTCTGTGCTTTATAAGCTTTGTGACCTTCTGGCTGACGTGGAAATTACCATTATTTTGAATATTATCAGATCATGAGGGAAACATTGATCTATTTATCTCATCTTGATCATGAGGATACAGAGCAACAGGTATGCTCAAAGATACTTATATTTAAAAACAGTAATTATACTACACTATGCTTACCTTGCTCAGAAAATAATACTACATGAATGAAGTTTGTAACAGTTAGTTAATTTCAAAAGTGGCTTGTGGTGCTTACAATTGTAGTTAGTACTTTCATGGTTAGAACTTAGAAGTCTTGATTCACTGTAGCTGTGATGAAGGCCATGGTGAATAACAGTTCTTGTTCTATTCTTGCTGTTTGTGAATTTAGTCCAGCACttagggtaatttattattctgGAATTTCAGATGTTGAAGAAACTAAGCAAGCAATTAAATGGAGAAGACTGGAGTTGGAATAATCTTAATACTCTCtgttgggccattggatcaatatCAGGCTCTATGGTAGAGGAGCAGGTTTGTATGTTGTTCTGTCCCTTTCCTTGCATCTAAGTTTTCTTGCTTCTAAGGAACACTTTTGGAAGTATCAATCCTTAACTAATGTTAGATGTGGTGTGATGGAATTCTAAAGTTTTCTCACGTGTCTGTTGCAGGAGAATAGATTTCTGGTTATGGTTATCCGTGATTTGCTAAACCTCTGTGAAATCACAAAGGGAAAAGACAATAAAGCTGTGATTGCAAGTAACATCATGTAATAAAGCCTTTCTCTGCCATTTATCACATGTATATGATTAGTAGCTATTGTTTGGCTGATTTATGATGTAATTGTTAGGTATGTTGTTGGTCAGTATCCAAGATTTCTCAGAGCTCATTGGAAGTTTTTGAAAACCGTGGTCAACAAATTGTTTGAGTTCATGCATGAGATGCATCCTGGAGTTCAGGTCAGTGTTACCTTTGCCTTCTTTGAGTTGGCAAAGGGGCATCTTTTCATTGTGGATGTAGTTTGGTCATGTTTCTATTTTTCTTGAATGCATGGTCATCATTTCTTGTTTGAGTAACAATTCATTATTTCATTTATCATCCTTCCGTTTGTATCTTGAGCTTATTTGGTAGTTGATGCCTCTCCTGTCTTTTTGTATTTGGGCCTCCATTTGCATATGCACTTAAGTTGTATTTTTGGTAATGTCTTCAATGAATACCATGTGTGATATGTGCTGCTGTGGCTTGTGGCAGGATATGGCATGTGATACCTTCTTGAAAATTGTTCAAAAATGCAAGCGCAAATTTGTGACGCAACAGGTATGTTCAAGAATTTTCCCAAAGTATGCTTGTACTTGATGTTTCTTCTTTTATTATTATTGTCTTAAAAGTGAACCCTTGTGGCTTGTGAGGTTGGTTCAATCTACACAGCATGACCTACAAATGCTATTCATTCTATTTTCATGTTGTTTCACTATCACTAATCTTAAATTCATGCATATGAGAATATCAATATCATCCATAGATCTTTGCCAGGTGCTGATTTTCACATTTGCACATTTTTCATTCAATTTTCATGTTGTTTCACTAGTCTTAAATTCATGCATATCAATATCATCCGTAGATCTTCGCCAGGTGCTGATTTTCACATTTGCACATTTTCTCCAGGTGGGCGAGAATGAACCATTTGTTTCTGAACTTCTGTCCAACCTTGCTACAACAATTGCTGATCTTGAGCCACATCAGATTCACACGTTTTACGAATCAGTATGTTGAACACAAACGAGAAAAATTTGGTCCAATAAAATAATCCATCATTACTTACTTTTTAAAAAACATTTTCTGTGCTTACTGCTCAGGTTGGCCATATGATTCAAGCTGAATCTGACAACACTAAGAGGGATGAATACCTCAAGAGATTGATGAGCCTTCCTAATCAGGTTTCTTGTTTTGTATTCTATCATGCACTTTGGTTTTAGCTATTGTGTTTGTTCTTGAATATGATTTTAACTTGGTTACTTTGGTTTTATGATTTTACAGAAGTGGGCAGAAATAATTGGACAGGCAAGCCAAAGCATTGATATCCTGAAGAACCAAGATGTTATCAGATCAGTTCTCAACATCCTACAGGTAACAAAATGGAGtctgaaaaaaaaacttatttTACTCCTTTTGCCTTATTTCTGTAATTTTCATCATTGCTGGTTAGAGATTGTTTTAAGTTGCACATGATGTCCTACAAGTGTCAGGCATCTGAACTGCCCATGAAGTGTTTATTGTAGTCTAATACAGAGATTGGTGTTATTTGTGGGTGCAGCTAGGCCAGAAAATGCATTTGCTCTTGCTAAGTTTTTTTTGTCTTGTTAAGCCCCAACTTTTGACTGCTAATGGCTAATTTGATTGCCTCACCATGTtttgattgattttttttttgatgcaTTGGTGTGGCAGCTGATCTTTGCTGCAAAGTTGTGTTGTGGCTATTTAAAAAGTGTTTAAATAGCGGTTTAACGACATTTTCACCAAACACTAGTTAGACTGTCAACAACTTTCCAATGTTTGTTGCATTCTCTCTTTAATTTGTGCTAACTGGAAACATTGGCCTTTGGTTCTTTGGTTTCCTTTTACCCTTTGCATCTCTACTGGGGTACTGACATTATACTGTTATATGTGCTTGCAGACAAACACAAGTGTTGCGAGTTCCCTTGGGCCACACTTCTTCCCACAGATTTCGCTAATTTTCTTGGACATGCTTACAGTCTACAGGTATCTGTGCTGCATCCTTTGTTATTAGTGTTTTAGCTTGCATATCCTAAGGTTAGATAACCAGGTCCGAAGAGCACTTGTATGTACCCTTTACCTAGAACAGTTGTGTGGCTAAAATCACATCGTGTAGTTATGTGATTGCTCTGCTCTGGGCAAGGCCCCGATAGTTATAGTGCTGGCGGCTAGCTTTATTGATTACATTCTACTAGGCTTAGTTTGCTGAAAGATCATAGTTCCCCATACATCTTACTCGCTGCACCTCCCTTTTTGTTGTGATAGCACTGGTGCCGTTGTCTCCTTATTTCTTCAAAGCTAACAGTTTTCACTAGCTAATGGTCCCTCTCCTTTCTGCCATGCATTTTCTTCATATCAGAATGTACAGCGAGCTTGTATCAAGCACGATTGCTGAAGGAGGACCCTTTGCCTCAAGGACATCATTTGTAAAACTCTTGAGGTATGAACTATTGATTTTTGTACTTGGTCTGCTGTGATTACATTGGTTACCTTTCCTATATAGAATGACATAAGGAAGTTAGAGATATGTGAATTAGTAACCCATTTTTTCAATGCATCAGTAGTATTAGAAATAACCTTTTTGCTGTCACTTTGTTTTTTAATTTTACATAGATGTACCTGAAATGAAAACATGATTCAAATATCTCATTGACTAAGTTAATTTGTATTTGTgacagatctgtcaagagggaAACCCTAAAGTTGATCGAGACTTTTGTGGATAAGGCAGAAGATTTACCACATATAGGAAAGCAGTTTGTTCCACCAATGATGGATCCCGTACTTGGTGATTATGCTAGAAATGTACCTGATGCAAGGGAGTCTGAAGTTCTGTCGTTGTTTGCAACAATCATTAACAAGTATGCCTGCTCTTTGTTCATTCTGTGTCATGGTCacatttttttttaactaatgTCATGGTCACATGTCATATTTTTTATTCAAACTAAGCTGTACCTGACTGTTAAAATTGATTCCTCTAAAAAGTTATGTTGCATGTCTAGAGCCACAATCTAATTCATGTATTTCTATTCTTGGCTATACCATCTTTGCATTAATTCTAAGAtttattccccccccccccccccccctgcaGGTACAAAGGGgaaatgcttgaggatgtaccTCGTATATTTGAGGCTGTTTTCCAGTGCACTCTTGAGGTAGGAATACTATTACTAAGTTGCTTTTGttaatgcttttgttttcaAGTACATCTTTACGTAGCATTTAGTTGTTTATTCTCTCTCTTACCAGATGATTACTAAGAACTTTGAAGATTATCCTGAGCACCGCCTCAAATTTTTTTCTTTGCTTCGCGCAATTGGTACTCATTGCTTCCAAGCATTAATCCAGCTTTCAAGTCCGGTTAGTAGTAACCCCTTTTGTTTTGAGGTCTTGATGTGAATTTATGATGTGAGATATTGTCAACTTAAACTCATGTTATTTCTGGTTATCATTTGACTTTCTGTTTCAGCAATTGAAGCTCGTGATTGATTCGATTAATTGGGCATTCAGACATACAGAGAGAAATATTGCAGAGACTGGCCTTAGTCTATTgttggaaattttgaaaaattttcaggTGGGAAAACATATTCCATCCAATGCTGTCATCATATAGCTATATGGAAGCTAACTATCCCATGTGATCTGTTCGCAGGCTTCAGGATTCCAAAATCAATTCTACAAAACTTACTTTTTAACAATTGAGCAAGAGATTTTTGCAGTTCTCACAGACACATTCCACAAACCTGGTTTCAAGCTCCATGTTTTGGTGCTGCAACACTTATTTTGTGTGGTATGCTTATATTCATCCTCCCTGTAACTAATCATTTTATTTGTTCATCTAATTATTGGATTTGCTAATATGTAGGTTGATGGTCTAACGGAGCCTCTATGGGATGCTTCTTCAGTACCATATCAATATACAGACAATGCCATGTTTGTTCGAGATTACACCATAAAACTCTTAG contains:
- the LOC8059248 gene encoding protein EXPORTIN 1A isoform X2, producing the protein MAEKLRDLSQPIDVTLLDATVAAFYGTGSKEERSAADQILRDLQNNPDMWLQVVHILQNSQNLNTKFFALQVLESVIKYRWNALPVEQRDGIKNYISDVIVQLSSNEVTFRQERLYVNKLNIILVQVLKHEWPSRWSSFIPDLVAAAKSSETICENCMAILKLLSEEIFDFSRGEMTQQKIKELKSSLNSEFRLIHELCLYVLSATQRPELIRATLATLHAFLSWIPVGFIFESPLLETLLKFFPMAAYRNLTLQCLTEVAALQFGDFYNVQYVKMYTFFMIQLQAILPPEKIPDAYANGSTEEQAFIQNLALFFTSFFKNHMRILEITQENAAALLMGLEYLIGISYVDDTEVFKVCLDYWNVFVLELFEAHNQMEPAATAQMVPGMVDGTGTAVQQRRQLYSGPLSKLRMLMICRMAKPEEVLIVEDENGNIVRETMKDNDVLVQYKIMRETLIYLSHLDHEDTEQQMLKKLSKQLNGEDWSWNNLNTLCWAIGSISGSMVEEQENRFLVMVIRDLLNLCEITKGKDNKAVIASNIMYVVGQYPRFLRAHWKFLKTVVNKLFEFMHEMHPGVQDMACDTFLKIVQKCKRKFVTQQVGENEPFVSELLSNLATTIADLEPHQIHTFYESVGHMIQAESDNTKRDEYLKRLMSLPNQKWAEIIGQASQSIDILKNQDVIRSVLNILQTNTSVASSLGPHFFPQISLIFLDMLTVYRMYSELVSSTIAEGGPFASRTSFVKLLRSVKRETLKLIETFVDKAEDLPHIGKQFVPPMMDPVLGDYARNVPDARESEVLSLFATIINKYKGEMLEDVPRIFEAVFQCTLEMITKNFEDYPEHRLKFFSLLRAIGTHCFQALIQLSSPQLKLVIDSINWAFRHTERNIAETGLSLLLEILKNFQASGFQNQFYKTYFLTIEQEIFAVLTDTFHKPGFKLHVLVLQHLFCVVDGLTEPLWDASSVPYQYTDNAMFVRDYTIKLLGTSFPNMTVTEVTKFVDGLLSSKHDLPSFKNHIRDFLVQSKEFSAQDNKDLYAEEAAAQRERERQRMLAIPGLIAPSELQDEMVDS
- the LOC8059248 gene encoding protein EXPORTIN 1A isoform X1; its protein translation is MAEKLRDLSQPIDVTLLDATVAAFYGTGSKEERSAADQILRDLQNNPDMWLQVVHILQNSQNLNTKFFALQVLESVIKYRWNALPVEQRDGIKNYISDVIVQLSSNEVTFRQERLYVNKLNIILVQVLKHEWPSRWSSFIPDLVAAAKSSETICENCMAILKLLSEEIFDFSRGEMTQQKIKELKSSLNSEFRLIHELCLYVLSATQRPELIRATLATLHAFLSWIPVGFIFESPLLETLLKFFPMAAYRNLTLQCLTEVAALQFGDFYNVQYVKMYTFFMIQLQAILPPEKIPDAYANGSTEEQAFIQNLALFFTSFFKNHMRILEITQENAAALLMGLEYLIGISYVDDTEVFKVCLDYWNVFVLELFEAHNQMEPAATVSMMGLQAQMVPGMVDGTGTAVQQRRQLYSGPLSKLRMLMICRMAKPEEVLIVEDENGNIVRETMKDNDVLVQYKIMRETLIYLSHLDHEDTEQQMLKKLSKQLNGEDWSWNNLNTLCWAIGSISGSMVEEQENRFLVMVIRDLLNLCEITKGKDNKAVIASNIMYVVGQYPRFLRAHWKFLKTVVNKLFEFMHEMHPGVQDMACDTFLKIVQKCKRKFVTQQVGENEPFVSELLSNLATTIADLEPHQIHTFYESVGHMIQAESDNTKRDEYLKRLMSLPNQKWAEIIGQASQSIDILKNQDVIRSVLNILQTNTSVASSLGPHFFPQISLIFLDMLTVYRMYSELVSSTIAEGGPFASRTSFVKLLRSVKRETLKLIETFVDKAEDLPHIGKQFVPPMMDPVLGDYARNVPDARESEVLSLFATIINKYKGEMLEDVPRIFEAVFQCTLEMITKNFEDYPEHRLKFFSLLRAIGTHCFQALIQLSSPQLKLVIDSINWAFRHTERNIAETGLSLLLEILKNFQASGFQNQFYKTYFLTIEQEIFAVLTDTFHKPGFKLHVLVLQHLFCVVDGLTEPLWDASSVPYQYTDNAMFVRDYTIKLLGTSFPNMTVTEVTKFVDGLLSSKHDLPSFKNHIRDFLVQSKEFSAQDNKDLYAEEAAAQRERERQRMLAIPGLIAPSELQDEMVDS